Part of the Sorghum bicolor cultivar BTx623 chromosome 1, Sorghum_bicolor_NCBIv3, whole genome shotgun sequence genome, tatcatagagtctaaagttatttattacctcgaacaatgtggacttggagtctaaataagacttggagtcttattttttctatatctttcttcaataaatatgctgccacatcagcaaaataccataaataatgtgtaattaattgtcttgaactctgtgatagagtcttgcattgtgaatgCCCTgagagcactcccaatgcagaaaccatcgtagtttctatagacatttaATTATGgtgccacctaagcattttgctgatgtggcaaggtagttattgaagagagagagcaaaaatcatagaaactggtctaactaggccagtctcaatgcatagtttcatgacacagttaccaagactataaactaggtaaccgagccacaggagtttcatggggatgaaactcctctctcatctaatgaaactccttcatttaatgaccctgccaagtcagcaattttgcttatgtggcaccctatttaatatgcatgacactctcatgaaacatgtattgagactggcctagaaaccatgtctacgcgagatccaagacattaagtgatatgattggttgagaatagaaagcgaatgaatgtgattggataacaaattattatatagaaactatccattgggaccatagtttctatgCATAGcgtctatagaaattaataggtatagaaactacatgtagtttctagcagTACTCTGAGTTCCATAAGGACAGGCGCAGGGACGCTGCTGACAAGCTACCTCCGGCAATCTATTCATGACATGCGCCCAAAGTTgctgagaagaaaaagaagctaGTAACTTGCTTCTCCGAATCCGAAGCGTCATGAATGAATCCACGCAAATTGTCAGCCGGTTGGCGTCCGACTCGACCGGGATACGAATCCTCGCAAATTGTATCGGACTCGGAACTCATCGCAGTCTACAAAAGGGCACCAATCGATCGAGCGATCGATCTCATGTTCTCTACGGTGTCCCGGCGACGGCAAGACAGAGGCTGACGCCGTACCATATGGGCTCCGTCACCGACGGCGACAGCGAGAGGAACCAGGCCGCCGCCGGTGGCAGCGTCAAGTGCGAGGGCGTGGTGTTCACGTTGACGATGGGCAACGAGGTGGCCTTGGTGACGAGGGGCGGCGCGACGCGCGCGCTGGGCAGCGAGAGCTACCGGGACGCGAACACCCATACGCGGCACCACTTCGTGGACGTGCAGGGGAAAGCCGAGGCCATGCTGTTCTTGGTGTCCGTGCGCGAGGACCAGCGGTGCATCGTCGCCGTCCGGAGGTTTTCTTAGGGTTTAGTGATGATGCGATCGTTAATCTGCTATTTCTTCCATCGCGGGTGAGAGAATTTGTTTTCCATGTAATGGTTGTGTGCGGTGCAGGGTGCAGCTTATAATATACCCAAATGAAACAAGACATGAAGCCCCAATTGACACAGCTAGAGCTCAAAGCTACACCTCTATCTAAAGTTTGTGTGTTAAAATCAAGAAACTTGAGactttatatcttttatatatagaaATTTATTACAATGTTTGGGAGGTAGTAGTACTTTGGATTGCTCCACTCTAAAGTAGCGTTGACTGTTGACCTAAAACGCGCATCAAGATTTGAACTCATACGTATCGAAATAATTCATAAATACCAGTTACCGTATTTATTTATATCCACGTCGTGTATTATCATTTGGATCTTCTTTAAAGAATAGATTAAATTATTCAACCATAGACGATGTGCCGAATACCACAATCAGGGGTACTCAAAGTTAGGGTAaaaacctcacttgctcttcctAGACCGTCACATATCTTCCATCTCGCTTGAGGCCTAACGACGAGGCCTCAGATACAGCCCGAGACCGATCATCTCTTCGACTCGCCCAAGACTGACTCGGACGAGTAGCCCCGTAATCTctggctcgcccgaccccgggGATCGAGCGTTGCCCTACTATTGGTGCGCTTGAGACCCCCTGTGACGTAAGCCACATCATTCCCACGAAATAGGGGTCAAATCACCACTCTGCCCACAACAGCACAGGACAGGGTCTGACATGTAGGTACTATGCTACCAACTCTTGTCACTGTGCGTACAACTGATGCCTGTACAAACATACAGGCGTCATTCCAAGCTCCTATATCCACAAACCCGTCAGAGTCGGGGCATGACTCCCAATTCGAGGAGCCTCAGATCCCCTATCAGTCAAACAGCCAGGCTCGACACATCATTTACAGGGTCGAGTCTCTACAGGGACCAGCATGGGTCAGCACGCCGAGCAATGTCATCCCCTGTGCCCACAGTGGGTGAAGGATTACAGCCATCCCTCGACTACGCCATGACATGCCTCTACTGCGCCACACCATGCGGTCCTAGGACAGAATTACATGGCCTCAGATCTGAGAGGAACTATAATATATAATACACGCGTATATGTAACCCAGCAcccccttggggctataaaatgGAGGGGCAGGGACCATTTATACACACGTTCATAACACTCGAAAACAACACTCCACAATTACACATGGAGACTTGGGAACTTCTCCCTCTCTCGCTGAGATTataacccctactacaagcacttcggtgcaagataatacaagacCTCACTCTCTCACTGAGTATAAATCGCTTGTGTTCTTCTTGTACACCATCCGGATTAGAAACATGtagatacaaatttactcgtcggTGAGGTGATCGCCAGATCACACACCGACATGATGGGTCTATGAACCATACACGATGGAATGGTCCAAGGTGATACAGGCTCGATACAACCATTTACATCTAGGTTTATCGAGCCCATGACATATATTTTTTCGTCAAAAAAACATGTCCTTTTATTACCTATTTTGTAGTGCGATCCAAACTCAATATCAATCATCCATAGCCGACACATCATCATCCATGACACAAGGAAATTGTTAACAATTTTTTTGGCGAGGTACTTGGGGACTGATGAGCTAGATCTCGTATTTGGCATTAGTCTCCTCCAATGCTATTGTGCACCTCGTCCGTCCACGACAACACTACTCTTCCTCGGAACCATATGGTCTCTCCCCAAACCAGGGAATGGATTTTATGGGTTCattttcctcctcctcctcctcctcctcctcctcctcctcctgcttcttcttcttcttcttctccttcttcttcttcttcatcagtcctctctcttttttctcATTTTTCCCTCTTCCCATTAACTTCATTGAACTTGTGCAGGTAGGGGGCCTTGAGACCATGCAACCCTCATCTTGACTGGTCGCGGGTGAGGCAGCCATGGAGATTGCCACGACGTAAGACCTTGGGTGACCGAGTGAAGGTTGGATTTAGTCGTGGTTCATCTTTTGTTCTAACTATCGTTGTCTTGTCTATGGAACTCTTTTTTGCTCGGGTCTTTGTGTAACTTTGTCCCCATGTAATATAATAAGGATACCATATACTCCATTTGTCTCTAAATAAATAGATTTCTAGAGTTCTCTtaagttattttttaaaaaaatttgactctttttaaaatactaagatttatggtatcaaattagttTTATCATATATGTTGATACCCTTTTCTATAAAAAATTGATTGATACGGATTCTAGGAAATTATTTAATAGGGAGCAACGACTGTTATCATATGTTCGCTTCATCTAATGATTAATGACCTTACTAGAAAAAACTGGTGCGGCCAATATCTCTATGGAAAGTGGAGTATCAAGCAATTAAGTTTTGTTTGGCTACTATGCCTTTATGGTAGGGGGCTTGAGCCCCCTCCCTAGCCTCCACACTAAATCCGCACCTTCACTAAACCTAACTTCCCACTAACTTCTGTGTTTGTTTGCCTTAGATTCTCTACATCCAACTTGACATGTGCCAGTACAACAATGGTATGGCCCGTAGAGCAGGAGTTGTACGTTCGTGTTGCACATAGTGATGCATCTCCCACAGACGTGTCAAAGTTAatagtttttaaataaagtttTCTGCCATGTAGAACTAGCTAGTAAATTTGATGGTACTACTTGAATACAAACATGCCCTTATAACTACATAATGATTAAGTTCGACTATTTGCAGAAAAAGAATCATTAAGTCTGACAGTAGGTAAGAACAAATGTATATTTAATTTACAAGATAGGAATGGATTTAGGTAGTTCATAACATTAGGAGTTAGATAGCTTGTATGTAATTAGCATTGTTTCTTTTCTTGATTAATAGCTGACATGTTTAAAAGAGGATCTTAACAACAACCTTAATAGCGATGGAAAATTATTTGTCTGGGGTGGAATTATACTATATACATTCTCTAGGCtcatatcaaatgcaaattaATGAATTTATAATGTCAAGATAGGCAgaacttatatatatcttcagatttaaggtgtatatgaccgaacgaaatgtatatacacaaagtatatgatcatactagaccatctaaagtgatatgtatgttaagtatgcatggatacatagagtatatggttatacttattgtatataatgtAGTAGTggtattttagtaatatatttgaaatataattttttttgaaaaaaaaattgcgtggtaagatctagagtatcttaatatgagtatataaacatactcaaaccgataaacaagcatgaatacatacacaatgtagtttattgaagatgagagtaactgcacgtacgtgtagaaaggaatttcccattatatatatatatatatatatatatatatatatatatatatatatatatatatatatatatatatatatatatatatatatatatatatatatatatatatatatatatatatatatatatatatatatatatatatatatatatatatatatatatatatatatatatatatatatatatatatatatatataaaataacttataatgtGAAGCAGTGATTACTTTAAATAGGAATAGGAATATGAATAATGCAAATTTGCACAACTAGTAGGATgaattaacaaatttatttataccAACATTGTTGTTTGTAGGAGGATTTATCATATCCTCTAGGTCTTTTTTGTCTTGAAATGACATGGAAAATTAGTTCGTGTTCTTCTTATAGCTCTATCTTAAGTCTCTAATTTCAACTCCAAGAGATTAGGTAAATCATTTTGTAAATGTAAATATGGCTATTATTAGTAAAAAATCATCTCCAATAGCTTTTTCATCTCATTATCTAGATATAGTCGCGAGCTATTCCATGTTTTTCGCTTATCATACAAAGCGAGTGAGGCTCACTTGCCGAGTCCACGTGAATCGCGGCAACTAGGACCAGCCGCATGCGAGACAGATGGATAGCAGAAGAGAAAGAGTTTGTTATTGTGTGCTCTAGtatttagagcaactccaacagatatgctatATATGTTATCTAggttatttttacatttttaaagTAAAAACTAAAGTCCAACAGGTGCGCTATCTGATTTGCTAAAATAATAGTTTTGCTATTGCTAAACTTTCacttgtcatatatagcatatcGTTCTTATTAGCTATCCTACAAATGATGTTGTAGAACTCTATAATTTGAatgagtttttttattttacataaTGGTTAAATGTTTACAATATCCGAGGCCTGCCCATGACTCGTGACTTGCCATGGTTTTGGTCACGCACCAGGTCTCTCTGAACTTGCCAAAATCGATGGCGCATGTGTACGTGCTGAGCTAGACTCGAATGAATAGCGGAAACATGAcgcaaataaaatatatataaccATTGATTGGCGCCATTATTATTCGTAATCATGCATCCAGAGATGTGACGGTACTATATCATCTCTGaagatttatatgatataagtaGACACATGCCGAAGCTAGAGGCTGCCCCGGCCGGCCCTGTACGTTTGCTAGCTTGATCTTTATTTTCTTAGCTAGAGAGGCAAACACACGTGAAAGGCTTGCAGCAACCATAGATCGATCGTTGTCAGCCTCCGTAAGGCTTCTGGTCCTTGCAGGCGATGTTGTCCCCGTAGCGCACTCGGAGCATATCGGAGTACCTCTTGTAGTAGCCGACCCGGTCCTTGGCGGCGTCGGTGGACTGGCCCTTGCCGCACTCCATCCCGCCGTTGATGATGTTGGTGGTCACGCCATACCCGGGGAGCCTCCCCGCGGCGCGGTCGTCGGCGGAGGGCGTCCAGCTGCCGGTCATGACGGCGTGGCACGACGGCTTCGGCGACTGCGgcgtcatccagaaccagatggCCGTCTTGAAGGCCACCACGGGGTCGCTCGACACCAGGTCCGGGTTGCCCACCAGGTTCAGGTTCAGCGCTTGCCCAGCTTGCCTGTAGTTGTACTCACTGCGAACCCGCAGGATCAACAACAGGTTGCTTGTTAATTAGTAACATACACATGCATGCTGATGCCGAAACTACATAAATCATGAAATGTCTGTGGCTGATCTCATCTTAGCTTACTGAGTTAGCTGTATGGGTCCTCGTCCATAGTAGGGTGGGTCCGTGGGGTTCTGTTCCTTCACCCGGCAGTATCCCCAGGCAAACTGTCCACCCGGAGCAGTTGGCCATCCACCTGCATGCATGTCAATTTGGCATGCATATATAGCGAGCCGAGGCTTAATTAGACGGCCGAAGAAGAGTCTACAACCAGCGAAAAAAACGCTGTCCACAACACAAGGCATACGGCCGGCATACCGGTAGTTTCGTGGGACGTCTGTCCGAAGAAGGCGGCGAGCTCCCGCCTTCGGGTCTGGTCGTCGCCGGTGGTGCCGAAGCCGGGGAACTTGCTGGCGGCCTCGATGAACGCGTCGTAGGTGTAGAACGCGCCCTGGCAACCGCTGTCGCCGCGGTGGCTCAGCATGCTCTGGAACATGGGCCGCGTGATGATGCTCCACACGCCCTGCTTCGCGCtggcgccgccggccgccgcgagcAGCGCGGCGCCTGCCAAGACCAGCACCGTCGCCAAAACCCTCGCCATGGCTGGCTTACGCTCTCTAACTCGCAGTCGCAGGTCTGCGAAGCGGTGGAGTGTCACTGTCACTTGAGCGTGGCTTTTATAAAAGCCGGATGATCGCGAGCTACGGTGAAGTCCGGTCAGGTCACGTCTGAGATCTGAATGCGTTCTGCCAGCTGCGTTGTGTTGACTCGTTGGCGACACGCTGCCAAGTCGTCGGCTAGATAATGGTAAGCCTGCGCATGCATGTGAAGCGGCCGGCTTGTCTCCTTCAATCCATTGGCAGTTCCCATTCGCTTGCCATAGGATACCATACCATGCATGGCTCCACACGAATTTGAAGTTTTCGTTCGCCTATATTTGTGGAAAACAAAAACCATTTTATAGATCAGCATGACTTTCCCCCTCCGCTTTTCTCTTGCTGCTCGTTGTTTTTTTAGCCGTGGTAATCCGAGGATCACTTGTGAG contains:
- the LOC8085678 gene encoding chitinase 11, whose protein sequence is MARVLATVLVLAGAALLAAAGGASAKQGVWSIITRPMFQSMLSHRGDSGCQGAFYTYDAFIEAASKFPGFGTTGDDQTRRRELAAFFGQTSHETTGGWPTAPGGQFAWGYCRVKEQNPTDPPYYGRGPIQLTHEYNYRQAGQALNLNLVGNPDLVSSDPVVAFKTAIWFWMTPQSPKPSCHAVMTGSWTPSADDRAAGRLPGYGVTTNIINGGMECGKGQSTDAAKDRVGYYKRYSDMLRVRYGDNIACKDQKPYGG